AAATCGGAGACGTAGTCGTCCGCGGGCTTTGTTACGATATCCTCGGCCGTCCCGATCTGGACGATAACGCCGTCCTTCATGATGGCGATGCGGTCGCCGATGCGAATGGCTTCCTCGAGATCGTGGGTGATGAAGACCGCGGATTTGCCGAGAGACTTCGTCAACTGCCGGAATTCGTCCTGCAACTGGCGGCGGATGAGCGGGTCGAGCGCGCTGAAGGGCTCATCCATGAGGATGATCTCGGGGTCGGCCGCCAGCGCACGGGCAAGGCCGACGCGCTGCTGCATGCCGCCGGAGAGCTCCGAGGGATAACGCGTCGTCCAGTCGGCAAGCCCGACCTTTTCGAGCGCCGCGCGGGCGATCTTGTTGCGCTCCTCCTTCGCAATGCCGCGCACTTCCAGGCCGAAGCCGGCGTTTTCGAGAACCGTGCGGTGGGGCAGCAGCGCGACGCTCTGGAACACCATGCCGATGTTGCGGGCGCGCATGTCGCGCAGCTCGGCCGCATTCAGCTTTGCAATCTCTTTTCCTTTCACCGTGATCTTGCCGAGGCTCGGCTCGATCAGGCGGTTAAGCAGCCGGATCAGCGTCGACTTTCCGCTTCCCGAGAGGCCCATGATGCAGAAGATCTCGCCGCGGCGGACCTGGAGCGAGGCGTCGGCGACACCGACCACGCAGTTGAATTCCTGGAGCACCTGCTTCTTGGACAGCCCGCGATCCGAGATGGCCTTGACGGCGGCGGCCGCACGGCTCCCGAAAACTTTCCACACGGATTGGCAGTCGACCAGAATTTCATTGGGGGCATTCACGGCAGTGTTCATTGCTTTCCCCATCGGGCACCAACTGGCCATCTTGTTTGCAGGCGGGCAGCCAGGTTGGCCGCCCGCCATCGACTGGCTCACTCGCTCTTGATGTTTTCCCAGCGCTTCAGGAGATCGGCATGGGCGTCGGTCCAGTCCTTGACGGCTTCTTCCATCTTCTTGCCGTCACTGACCTCGCCGTTGATCGCTGTGATGTCGGCGAGCGGGACATAGACGCTGGCGATGACCTCGCGAGCATGCGGATGGTCGGCCGAGAAGCCCTTCTTGGCGATCCAGTAATAGCTCTGCGGCGGCGGGAAGACGCCCTTGGGATCCTTAAGGAACTTCACCGGATATTTCTGCATCATCCAGGACGGCTCCCAGATGGTGACGGCGATCCATTCCTTGCGATCGACGGCCGATTTCAGGGCGGCAGTCATGGCGGCCGTGCTGCCTTCGACGAGCTGCAGCTTGAGGCCATATTCCTTGACCGCCTTGGCGGCGTCGCGCATCAGCCCCGAACCCGGCTCGATGCCGACGATCTTGCCGCCGAACTTGTCGGCGTTGTCGTTGAGCTGATCCGTCGAATCGATGGTCACGTAGTTCGGCACCGCGATCGCCTGATAGAGGCCGTGCGAGACCGGGGAGACCTTCTCAAGGCGCTTCTTGTTCTTGTCCCAGTAGTCCTGGGCGACATAGTCCGTCTGCGAGGCGAGCAGCTGAATGTCGCCCTTAGTCAGCGCGGCGTAGGCGATGCCCCATTCGGAGAAGTCGACGACCTTGACGGTGTAGCCGGCGTCTTCGAGCACCTTCTTGGTGATGCCGGTGATGGGAGTGAGATCCTCCCACGACATCGTGCCTACGGTGATGGTCTTTTCCTCCGCTTGGGCCGACAGCATGGTCATACCGACCATCGCGGCAGCGCAGAGCGCTTTCCACAAAGTCCTCATTTGTTTGCTCCTGCTTTTCTCATTTCATTCCCCTGAAGACCTCTGCGGTCGCTCAGTCTTCACATTGCGCGGCCAGGGCTCATCCCTCGCGGCCAGCACGCAATTCCTGCCAACGGATCACCGCGTTGACGCCAAGCCACGCGAACGGCTCGGGAGGAAGCCGCGCGGGTCGAGGTTGATCCGAGTATCTGTCGAGCATTGCCGAGCGGGTGCCCGTCGCGAGGTCCGCGGCCATGACGCCGGCAAGCGTACTTTTGACGGTGCCAAGGCCGTTCTCGCAGCACGCCGAATAGAGGCCTTCCTCGATCTCGCCGAAGGCGGGCACGTGGTTGCGGCTGAGGCAAAGCCTCCCGGCCCAGACATATTCAAACGGCACGTCCGCGAGGTCCGGGAACCTGGCATTGAGCGACGCCCGTTGCTCGGAAGCGATCCGGCCCAGCCGCTTTTCGCTGACCCGGACGGGCCAGTCATAGGTGAACCGGGTGCGGATCACGATTCGCGAGATGCCGTCGCTGCTTATCTTCCTGACAGTGGCGCCCATCGGGTCGGCGGGAAGCAACGCCCATCTGTCCTTTCCCGTCGCCTTCGCGGTGAAGGGGGCAGTCATCGACGCATAGGTGAAGATGTGCATCAGGCGGCCGCGGAAGTAGCCGAAATCGTCGATATGCCCGTTGACGCCAAGGATTACTTTTGGCGCGATGACGCTTCCGGTGCGCGACACCGCTGTCCAGGCCCCTGCAGCCCGGGTGAGCTTGAGCACCGGCGAGTGCTCGAACATGTCGACCTTCGATGCGAGCCCCGCCGCGAGCCCGCGGATATACTCGGCGGGCTGGATCATCACGGCGCCGGGCGTGTAGAGGCCGCCGAGGTAGTATGACGATCCGGTGATCTCCCGCATCTCGTCCGCACCCAGCAAGCGATGCTCTTCTCCGATTGCCTTGAGCGATCGGCTGTAATTGGCATTGAGCGTCATGCCGTGCTCGGTCGCCGCGGCGTTGATCTTGCCTGAGGGGTCGAAGGTGCGCGCGGACATGCCGTATTCCGCCGCCGCCTCGGCGGCAAAGGCGATCGCGAAACGGTTCTGGGCGATCTCCGCCTTTGTTTCGGCTTCGCCGGCGACCGAATATTCGCCCGAAGACAGATTGTGCGGGGTGTCGATCATGTAGCCGGAGTTCCGGCCTGCCGGGCCCTTGGCGATCTCGCCGGCTTCCAGCAGGACGATTCTGTCGCCGGGCCGAAGCTGGGCCAGCCGCCGCGCCGCGGAAAGGCCGGCGAAGCCGCCGCCGACGATCAGCCAGTCCGCCTTGATATCGCCGTCGAGCGTGCGGACGGGGAAACAGCGCCTGCTGATCGCCTCCCAGCCCGAGACACCGGATTCAGCCGGAAGCCGCTTGACGACGAGATCGCTCACCGGACGGTCTCGTCGACGGAACGGTCGGAAAGATCAATCCAGATCGTCTTCAGCTCGCAGTAGTTGTCATGCGCGAAGACCGACTTGTCGCGCCCGCCGAAGCCGGATTCCTTGTAGCCGCCGAACGGCGTGGTCGCGTCGCCTTCGCCGAAGCAGTTGACGGTGACGACGCCCGCCCGGATCTCGCGCGAGAGCTTGATCGCCTTGCGCAGGCTCCCTGTGTAGACGGATGCGGTCAGGCCGTAGTTCGTGTCGTTGGCAAGCGCGATCGCCTCGGCCAGCGAATTGAACGTTGTCACCGAAAGGATCGGCCCAAAGATCTCCTCCTGGAAGAGGGGGCTCGCAGGCGTGACCCCGTCGACGACGGTCGGCTCGATGTAGGCGCCCTTATGCGTGCCGCCGCCATGGGCGAGCGAAAGCTTTTCGGTCTTCACGTCGGCGAGGAAGGATTTCACCTTCTCGAAATGGTTCTTGCTGACCAGCGCGCCGATGCGGTTTTCGGGATCGAGCGGATCGCCGGTCTTCCATTCGCGCATATATGCGCCGATCCGCTGCAGCAGTTCGTCCTTGATCTTGGCGTCGACGATGAGTCGCGAGGTGGCTGAGCAGTTCTCGCCCATGTTCCAGAACGCGCCGTTGACCACCTGCTCGGCGACGAGGTCGAGGTCCTCGGCATCGTCGAGAACCACCGCCGGGTTCTTGCCGCCGCATTCCAGCACCACGCGCTTGAGGTTGGAGTCGGCCGCATAGCGCAGGAACCGGCGGCCGGTCGGCGTCGATCCGGTGAACGCCACCATGTCGACGCCCATATGCATGCCGATCGGCTCGCCGACATCCTTGCCGCCGCCGGGCACAACATTGAAGACGCCCGCAGGGATGCCCGCCTCGTGGGCGAGCTCGGCGACACGCAGCGTGGTCAGCGTCGTCTCCTGCGCGGGCTTCACGATCACCGAGCATCCCGCGGCCAGCGCTGGTCCGATTTTCCAGGCCAGCATCAGGAGCGGAAAGTTCCACGGCAGGACGCAGCCCACGACGCCGACTGGCTCGCGCACGACCATCGTCAGCGCCTTCGACCCGACAGGCGCGGTGTTGTCGTAGAGCTTGTCGATGAGCTCGGCATGCCAGCGGATGGTGTGGATCGTGTCCGGCACGTCGACGGTCTGGCATTCGCGGACCGGCTTGCCGCTGTCGAGGCTCTCCATGACCGCCAGTTCGTGGCGGTTGCGCTCCAGCAGCTTCGCGAACTTTAGAAGAACGGCCTTGCGCTCGCCGGGCGCGAGATGCTGCCAGCGGCCGTCGTCGAAGGCTTCACGGGCCTTGTCCACGGCAAAATCGACGTCGCTGGCATCGCAGGCCGCGATCTCGGCAAGCACCTCGCCGGTCGCCGGATTCGTCGTCCTGAAGGTCTTGCCGGATTTCGCCGGGCGGAAGGCTCCGTCGATGAAGGCATTGGTCGGGAATTGAATCTCGGCGGCGAGCGCCTTGTATTCGGCGGCGGTCAAAGGTTCATGCATTGGTTTGCTCCCGACGTGATCTGGGCGACCGTGCGCTTCAGCGTGGCGACGACAGTCTGCAGGGTCCGCTTTTCTTCGGAATTCAGAGGCCGCAGCGGCGTGCGCACGCCGCCTGTCTTGAGGCCGGCCAGCTCGCATCCATGCTTGATCGACTGGACGAACTTTCCGCATTCGAGGAAGTCCATCAGCGGCAGCATTGCCGTCATGATGGCGCGGCCCTTGTCGAAGTTCTTTTCGAGCACGCAGGCTTCGTAGAGCGCGACATGCTCGCGCGGCAGGAAGTTCGAGCCGGCGCAGACCCAGCTCCTGGCCCCCCAGGCGAAGAATTCGAGCGCCTGGTCGTCCCAGCCGCAGGACAGCGCGATGTGCGGGAACTTGCGGGCAAGCCGATGCAGGTTGCCCATGTCGCCGGAGCTTTCCTTGATGGCGACGACGTTCCGGGACTTCCCGATGCGGGAGAAATATTCCTCGCCCATCATGACGCCCATGCGGGCGGGGTAGTTGTAGAGCATGATCGGCAGGTTGGCCGCGCGGTCGACAGTCAGCGCATGAACCGCATTCTCCCGCTCGGTCGGCAGCGCGTATGGCGGCGACGAGACGAGGATCGCGTCGGCGCCGATCTCCTTCGCCGCCTTGGCGTACTCGACGGAGTCTTCGGTCCTGATGGCGCCGGTGCCGATGATGAGGGGGAGGCGGGTGCCGATCACCTGCTTGGCGTAAGCGCCGAGATCGAAGCGCTCCTGCGCGCTCTGGGCGTAATATTCGCCGGTAGAGCCGCCGACGATGATGCCGTGCACCTTGGCTTCGATGAGTGACTCAAGAACGTCGGCGAAAGCGGCGTTGTCGATCTGCCCGTCCGGGCCAAGCGGCGTCACCGCCGGCGTATAGATGCCCTCGAACTTCAAGACAGTTCTCCGTCCCTGGGGTGGCCGTTTCGACCAAAGCGTCGTTCGGCCAAAGGGGAGCTGTCTGCGAACTCTCCAGTGAGAGTCCCCAGCGCCGAAACCGGTCGATCGCATTTGATGGCGCGGAAGATTGCACGCCGTCGAAGCGGAGTCAACAGATTGTATTATATACGTACACAAAATTTATACGGACAGAACACAATGCTGCCGAAGGCTGTCGAAGCGTCCTCCGGAGCCACAAGTGCGACAGCTGCCCAGTTGCCGCGGAAGCCCCCGAGGCAGACAGAAAGCCGCGCGCGCCACCGAGTGGAGTCATACATCAGAGTTGAGAGGAGGCGTGCCTTTCGGAGCGAGGCGTGCTTTATGCACCTTTACGGATGCTGAAACGGCTCCGCACGCAGAGTTGGAAGGATGTCGATCCGAAGGGTGAAAGCGCCGTCAGTTGTCCCCAACCAAGGCGTCCGCCTTCATTCCCTGGGGCGCGATGAACATTTCCATGTTTTCGCGCGACAGTTCCCAGTGCTCAAACACCAGATCGACGACGGCGTCCTCGTCATGACCGCCAATAGCAGCGATGAAACCATCATGGTGTTCCACCGCTTTTTTGAGGCGCTTGCGCATGTCTTCATTGCGCGGGCGGAAGAAGGTATGGCCGATGCGGGCATGGTCGATCAGCAGGCGGCCGAGGCTGGGCTGCAGATAGACGTTGCCGGACATCTCGCCGATGATCTCGTGGAACCTGTTGTTCTCGACCACCATGGAAAGCGCGTCGCCCGACTTGCTCGCCGCGCGGAAACGCTCCTGCGTGTCCTTCAGGTCCGACATCTGTGAAGGCTTGAAATTCTGCACCGCCAGCCGGCCGATCGCAGCGTAGACCATCGGGGCGACCAGGAAGAATTGCCTGAGCGTCGAGTGGTTCATCGGGACGACTCTGGCCCCCCGGTTCGCCCGAATTTCGATGTAGCCTTCGCCCTCCAGCCGGCGGAAGATTTCCCTGACCGGGGTGCGCGACAGGCCGTAGCGCTCACTCAGCGCCACTTCGTC
The window above is part of the Mesorhizobium sp. WSM4904 genome. Proteins encoded here:
- a CDS encoding GntR family transcriptional regulator — translated: MKGSKGSLYDDLKRRILTMELDPDEDLDEVALSERYGLSRTPVREIFRRLEGEGYIEIRANRGARVVPMNHSTLRQFFLVAPMVYAAIGRLAVQNFKPSQMSDLKDTQERFRAASKSGDALSMVVENNRFHEIIGEMSGNVYLQPSLGRLLIDHARIGHTFFRPRNEDMRKRLKKAVEHHDGFIAAIGGHDEDAVVDLVFEHWELSRENMEMFIAPQGMKADALVGDN
- a CDS encoding FAD-binding oxidoreductase yields the protein MSDLVVKRLPAESGVSGWEAISRRCFPVRTLDGDIKADWLIVGGGFAGLSAARRLAQLRPGDRIVLLEAGEIAKGPAGRNSGYMIDTPHNLSSGEYSVAGEAETKAEIAQNRFAIAFAAEAAAEYGMSARTFDPSGKINAAATEHGMTLNANYSRSLKAIGEEHRLLGADEMREITGSSYYLGGLYTPGAVMIQPAEYIRGLAAGLASKVDMFEHSPVLKLTRAAGAWTAVSRTGSVIAPKVILGVNGHIDDFGYFRGRLMHIFTYASMTAPFTAKATGKDRWALLPADPMGATVRKISSDGISRIVIRTRFTYDWPVRVSEKRLGRIASEQRASLNARFPDLADVPFEYVWAGRLCLSRNHVPAFGEIEEGLYSACCENGLGTVKSTLAGVMAADLATGTRSAMLDRYSDQPRPARLPPEPFAWLGVNAVIRWQELRAGREG
- a CDS encoding glycine betaine/L-proline ABC transporter ATP-binding protein, with amino-acid sequence MNTAVNAPNEILVDCQSVWKVFGSRAAAAVKAISDRGLSKKQVLQEFNCVVGVADASLQVRRGEIFCIMGLSGSGKSTLIRLLNRLIEPSLGKITVKGKEIAKLNAAELRDMRARNIGMVFQSVALLPHRTVLENAGFGLEVRGIAKEERNKIARAALEKVGLADWTTRYPSELSGGMQQRVGLARALAADPEIILMDEPFSALDPLIRRQLQDEFRQLTKSLGKSAVFITHDLEEAIRIGDRIAIMKDGVIVQIGTAEDIVTKPADDYVSDFVAGISRIHLVKAHTVMMPVSEFKSAQPHCDVNALLQTSPEADIGALIDLTTQSDRDAVAVVEDGTVVGVVTIRGLLRGVAGKPVGELVAA
- a CDS encoding aldehyde dehydrogenase: MHEPLTAAEYKALAAEIQFPTNAFIDGAFRPAKSGKTFRTTNPATGEVLAEIAACDASDVDFAVDKAREAFDDGRWQHLAPGERKAVLLKFAKLLERNRHELAVMESLDSGKPVRECQTVDVPDTIHTIRWHAELIDKLYDNTAPVGSKALTMVVREPVGVVGCVLPWNFPLLMLAWKIGPALAAGCSVIVKPAQETTLTTLRVAELAHEAGIPAGVFNVVPGGGKDVGEPIGMHMGVDMVAFTGSTPTGRRFLRYAADSNLKRVVLECGGKNPAVVLDDAEDLDLVAEQVVNGAFWNMGENCSATSRLIVDAKIKDELLQRIGAYMREWKTGDPLDPENRIGALVSKNHFEKVKSFLADVKTEKLSLAHGGGTHKGAYIEPTVVDGVTPASPLFQEEIFGPILSVTTFNSLAEAIALANDTNYGLTASVYTGSLRKAIKLSREIRAGVVTVNCFGEGDATTPFGGYKESGFGGRDKSVFAHDNYCELKTIWIDLSDRSVDETVR
- a CDS encoding glycine betaine ABC transporter substrate-binding protein — encoded protein: MRTLWKALCAAAMVGMTMLSAQAEEKTITVGTMSWEDLTPITGITKKVLEDAGYTVKVVDFSEWGIAYAALTKGDIQLLASQTDYVAQDYWDKNKKRLEKVSPVSHGLYQAIAVPNYVTIDSTDQLNDNADKFGGKIVGIEPGSGLMRDAAKAVKEYGLKLQLVEGSTAAMTAALKSAVDRKEWIAVTIWEPSWMMQKYPVKFLKDPKGVFPPPQSYYWIAKKGFSADHPHAREVIASVYVPLADITAINGEVSDGKKMEEAVKDWTDAHADLLKRWENIKSE
- a CDS encoding dihydrodipicolinate synthase family protein — protein: MKFEGIYTPAVTPLGPDGQIDNAAFADVLESLIEAKVHGIIVGGSTGEYYAQSAQERFDLGAYAKQVIGTRLPLIIGTGAIRTEDSVEYAKAAKEIGADAILVSSPPYALPTERENAVHALTVDRAANLPIMLYNYPARMGVMMGEEYFSRIGKSRNVVAIKESSGDMGNLHRLARKFPHIALSCGWDDQALEFFAWGARSWVCAGSNFLPREHVALYEACVLEKNFDKGRAIMTAMLPLMDFLECGKFVQSIKHGCELAGLKTGGVRTPLRPLNSEEKRTLQTVVATLKRTVAQITSGANQCMNL